The Theobroma cacao cultivar B97-61/B2 chromosome 2, Criollo_cocoa_genome_V2, whole genome shotgun sequence genome includes the window CTAGATCTGGTAATTTTAGACAAGATACGAGAAAACACGAGttaaacaagttttgaatttaattttaatatatttcgTGTCTAATCGTGTCTAACATGTTAAGATACGAAAATTTTCATATCTTAACGTGTTAGACACAACAAACACGTTTACTAAATCGTGTTATTGTGTTTGAACATGTATACATGACACGTTTATTaacctattaaaaattaatagttaaagattattttaactttatataaataattttaaataattattttaataagtttttttaattttataaaggtaataatgtaattattacgattgaaaattatgaatgattttttatattattagtatttaaaGGTTATATGTTAATGAtgtattttatcatattatatgataatgaattttatatatgttatatatattaaattttattatatttgatgttattattatttttattttgttataattatttttataattatagatttaaaatttaaataataaaattatatttaattgtaaatatttttatttaattgtgttaaaCGTGTTAAATGTGTTATTAATTGTATCATGTCGTATATTGacatatttaataaatgtgtTAATCGTGTCATATTGTGTTATATGTTTATTAAACGTATACGTGTacgtgttttaaatttaagatgCAAATATCAAACGTGTCGTGTTCATTTTTAGTCTTGATATATTTCGTGTCTAATAGTATCTTACACATTTACGATACCAAAACACGAATTGTCAGATCTAGTTAAGGCTTCTGTCTTTGTTACGAGTTAGTTTTTGTATGAGTCATGGAAATGATAATATGCTATCAATGGCGGCTTACGGTGCAGCAGAATCTTTTGTAAGCGTATGGTTTCTTGCTCGCATCAGCCTTTTCATGTCATCAAATATCTTCAGGCAAATGAGTTAGTTACCATGACATATTTGGTATTGGATGAATgaataaatctttttttaaaaaattaaaataaatatttattttgatacacacaattttaaaattttcttaaccCCATACAAAATTCAATTCTCCCACCATATATATGGTCTGAATATGAGGAAAATGGGGGAAAATGAATCCTACAATTTTTTATATCTACCATTTGGTTATAGCCTACTCATCTATGTCTATTCTATATATTTCCTCTACATATTAACTTAGCTAGGCACTTACTGGGGCAGATGATAACTAGGGATgaatttttcaaccaaacaaTATTGCACAAAAAAGACAGAACATTGTGTTCTTCCATGCAACAAATGCTCTGTTATTCCATCcaatccaaaagaaaaaaaaaatacatactTTTAAGCATAACTTAGTAAAACGTAATTGGTGTAAACATCAATGATCAATCCAATTGGAAGTTGGAAAGAGGGGAAACTCCAATGCTTTCAGATATGAACCAAATTAGCAGTTTTCCATGAAATgtttaaagtttttcttcccTCTTTCTCGAGAGAGAGGCTTTGCTTTGTGGAAAGCCACGTGACGAGTCCCCCACTAGACATTGCCATCATCTCATATACGGTGGGTGAAcctgttttcattttttatttcgaaaaacaattcaaattgaatattataaataaaaaatatatacatttaatactaaatcaaatactcgaatattaaaatttcttgaaatgatcgATGATGAGATGAGACCAAAACCACTTAAATTTAACTCATTTGATAAGAATTCAATtcgatttaaaataaaattcttgaaCACAAGTGTGTATAATTAGTATTATATctagtaaaaatttaaaaaaaaaaaccattagACTAGACAACAGTTAAACGTAGACTCCATTTCTGTTCCCTTCTATTCCAAACAACAATGCCATAACTAACCATATATCATCGGACACGAAACCACACATAGTTTTGGACCATAGGAAAGAAACTAGAAGCAGCATTAAAGCAAATTGCACAGCTGATGGAAAAGAGGGCAAAAGGTATAGGAAGAACCAGTTGGCTATAAAATGGATATGGTTATCTATTagcaaaaatttcaaaaaaataaaataaagacaaTACAGTTTGGCAGGGTCTTTCAGTTCCCATTCGTGGATTATTCCTCCTCATACGTTTAACGCCGATTCTATTTGTcaatggaaaaataatttatggaaagaaatatattttctGTATGAATTTTACTCAACATCCTTCTATAACTGATCACTCCTTAGctagtgtttttttttaacctcTCTGCCTTGTTTTGAAACCCGACCTTTATAAATAGGCCTTCTCCCTTGCTCCTGTTAGTCACATATCAACTACTCGTTccctttttagtttttttctctCCACTGTCTCGAGTCCTGTCTCCTACAACAATAGTTCTTTTATGCCAAAAAACTATGCTCTTGACGCTTGCATCGACGCTTCTCCTTGGCCTGTTCGTTGTTTCCTGTGTGGCGGAGCTTCAGCGCTTCGAGCACGCGGCGAAACCTGATGGGTCTCTTAGCTTCTTGGTGGTCGGAGATTGGGGAAGAAGAGGACTCTATAACCAATCTGAAGTTGCTCTTCAGGTCAATATTGTTTCTACCTTCTATTCTTTACTaactatttatttcatttcttacGTCAGTTAATGCTTGGTATTCAGTTCCAAATGCGAAAAAGCTGCCTGTGTTAAATGACTCTTCTTTCTTGctgtttttcatttcaaagTTTTGTCATCACATCTAAACcagaatcttttttttttttaatttttttcaaaccAAGTGACCTAAGCTCTTTCAGTAACCAGACTAATTGTCAATCCTGCATATGCGTAGCTCTCTAGAGAGAGACAGGTGAATGCAGGATTGAGCATCTACCACACATCAAATCAACAACTCGtcaataattgagaaaatctATCAAAGCTATCTAATAAAGTTGAATAGCATAAACGTAGATGCCAGAATAGTAAAAAGACTTACCATCAAAACAATCCACCAAGGTGTTAGTATTactattaacaaaaataaaaatcaggAAAATCATCTAGCAAATGTAACGAAAAGACCTGTAATCTAATATCAGAACATTTTGACTTAATGATCGGTACATTCAAATgtctttattttaataattgaagTTACATTTCTCCTTTTTCGAATATAAATTGAATCCAACTTCTACCttctttaaacaaaaaaaaaggggaaaagttATTATGCACTTATAAATCATCTTTTACCTAATTTTTTGGTTGCTTTTGGAATGGCATGATTCCACGTAAGATACCaaattcctttccttttcGAATAATCTTCTATTGTTCCTTACGCAACTAGTGTGGGTAGCCACGCTGTGTGGGTTAGGCACCATCTTTCCTGCATTATTCACTATTCGACAAACTTGCCCCTGTTATAGAAGTCCACGTCACTCAGCTACCAGTCCATGGCTCCAATATTCCATCCAGAAAATTCCAGTTTCACCTTTGGGCCTTCTCAATGGGTTTAAATCTTCACGAACCCAAAATCAAAAGCATAACTAACCTTTGCTATTCTCAAGAAACACATGCGTTTTCAACTAGACAGGTCGTACTACCTTTATTTAATACACTATCTGCCTCTTAAAATAGTCTCTCCTTCTTTTGCACTAAAAACTTCACAagccaaaacaaaatttattaatgaaaGAAATGTTTCACTGAATCCAAAAGACCCCAACATTATACTAATAGGTTAAGCAattagaaaatattaataggGTTTTGGGTACTGCATATAATATTATACTGTGTCATATATAGACTCTATccaaatattttacattttatcAAGAGATTCAATGGTTTAAATCGTATAAAATTCCGAATCAAAAATCTTGGATTCGAATCTTTTGAAAAGAgcaatgagatttataaaatcatgaaaaattacttttgattgtttaattcaatgcatatttaaatttaattgttaattaatttaggtaGTATttactctttattttttcagaTGGGAATAATTGGAGAGAAGTTGGatgttgattttataatctctaCGGGAGATAATTTTTACGACAATGGATTGAAGGGTGTAGATGATCCAGCATTTCATGAATCCTTTACTGACATCTATACGGCTCCTAGCTTGCAAAAGCAATGGTACTCTGGTAATATTCAATCCCCTTGGGTCGTCACAGCAGATTTCCTGTTTCCAAACATTACTAATTATTGTCTATTTTAtcgaagaaaaaaaaggaaattaaattataatggTGCAACTAAATGTGGAAGCTTTTTGCTGACATCTTTGtctattttgattcttttgctgaCAGCTTTACTTTTGGTATTTCAGTGTTGGGTAATCACGATTACAGGGGAAACGTTGAGGCCCAGTTGAGTCCCATTCTTACAAAGATGGATAGCAGATGGCTTTGCTTGAGATCATTTATCCTCAATGCTGGACCTGGTCAGCCAACAAATTAAACTATACTTGCTCATTAAAAGCACttttttagattaattttaacccccttttttttttttctctcgaTCAACAGAAATGGcagaatttttctttgtaGACACTACTCCATTCGTGAGGAAATACTTCATCGACCCAGAAGATCATGTCTATGACTGGAAGGGCGTATTACCCCGAAAAAATTACCTTAAGAATCTTTTGATGGTAAAATTTTGCTGCTTAATTGTTGGTCCTAAACACAAAATTTGAATAGCTTTGGATATATCAGTGCCTGCctgcattgttttttttttgtctgtcTAGTATGTATAGGTTGGCTACAACCAtatgcatttttttaatttgaccCTAAATAAcagaatttaagaaaaataacttAGCTCGTAAAGTGGGGTATTAATTTGACAGGAATTGGATTCGGCCTTAAGAGAATCCAAAGCAAAATGGAAGATTGTGGTGGGTCACCATACAATCAAAAGTGCTGGACACCATGGCAACACCCATGAGCTTGCCAAGCATCTTCTTCCAATCGTTCAGGTAATTTGAAGAGGTTAtctagaaaaatgaaaaacaatgaAGTTCTTGACAAAGCCAAAATTTTAACTTGCAAATTTTTAGGCATACGATGTTGACTTTTATATTAACGGGCATGACCATTGCTTGGAGCACATTAGCAGCACTGAGAggtaaaaattactattttatcgGCATTTAATCtctgaattttgaaaatgatgacaGACAGTAAAATTGATACTCATGTCCCCCGTGCACATGCAGCAGCCCAATTCAATTCTTAACAAGTGGTGGTGGCTCCAAGGCGTGGAGGGGTGACGTTAATTGGTGGAATCCACAAGAAATGAAGTTCTATCACGATGGACAAGGTTTTATGTCTGTGCAAATGACTCGGACTGAGGTTGATGCCACATTCTATGATGTTTTCGGCAATGTTATGCACAAATGGACCACTTCAAAGCAGCTTTCTTCTGCAATTTAAGGACGTTTAAAGCATCAAAACACCTTGGTCAATTGGTTTCTGCATCATCAAGATCAGCTACTAGAGACaagaaattaagggaaaaaaaaagcagaGAGAATCTTGAGTCATCTTGGGAGCTTTGTGTATTTAACTATCGTTCTATTCGAAATCGCTTCCGTATTTGAGACAACAACATTAATTATTGGGTTGACTTACAAGTTTACCCAAATTATTTTCTCTCATCGATCCACGCTCTGCCTTTGATCCAACATGTCCtataaaatgattatttaGTGCATATCACTAATTAATATAGCCAATGGTCAGTGTTCATATTCAAAGAATTAGATTTGAATctcttttttcaaataaaaaaacaattaattggaagatcaattttataatttttctcAATAAGTTGCttgaaatataatataaatgttTATTATTACTAAAATTTAAGGAATTCTGAGCCTAAAAATCATATTctaataaacttaaaaaaaaattaaactgcTACATAATAAAAGAGTAACTCTCAAGTTAGTTTTATTAATCTCATCTGATTTGGCTcataaaaaatactaaaattagcaaaaaaaattacataaaattaaccaAGAAACCGCCGTCaacaacataattaattaaattaatgcaGTTACGTACAGAAACAACTGTTAACTCCTAACttaaagttttgaaattagaagaaagaagaaatattGACGTGCGGGACAAGGCATACAATTTTCTTGTAATTTAAAAGCTGAAAGGGGATGGTGCGGGATGAATGgattttccttcatcatataCAAATAATAGTCTAGTCTATTGGTAAACGAAGACCTAATTCAATAGTCTGCATGGGTCATGCTCTGCACTTAAAAAATTCATGATCAAAAATCTTAATCTAATTTATTATTTGCCTTGATCATTTCCCATTTTCTACTGACCcacttaccttttttttttttgtatatttgaCAATTAATCCACGGAAATAGATATGTGGAACTTTCGCAATTTCACTATAGGGAGAAATATTTCgctcaaaatataaattaagttATAGTACGATAAcggtttttctttaatatatatataatatactaaaattttgattaaataatatttttatcggtcccaatttagaaacaaaatgataaattaataagtcgttaaatttataaaataatacattttaaaaaacacTCACATTAATTTcacttgatatataaattaataatctctttatatatcaaaattatatatatacttaattcaattatgaggtttttgtaaaatataacttcaatgttatttgttttttcttgaaattgatGTCTTCTTCGACTTCATCTCTAATTTTTCTTAGTGCATTAAGAAGCTGTAATGTACTGTTCTCGTATTGTaagagaaaattgatattGCCTAATAAATGCTTTGATGATTTCTGGATcgtatttgatattttattacttAGCTCACTTGCAAGTTAAACGTTTCTAGCAACCACTGTTACAATTACTTTTGAGTGCAATTTGGATTTTCTATGTTGTATTCACATAATGCTTTACGCATTTCATTCGTCattgttgatttctttacaCTTTTAAGATAAGAAACCATTATGTTTAGTTTTATCATTtatgatattatatatatactttttttgtaaatgtttttacttgacttaatgttcatgagtatattaattaagtataCATCCAGGGGCAGAGGGTAAGCCACGACCcccccaaaatttttaaaaatatttattttttatatatattttatcaatggccctctcaaaatttttgaaaatttttatttattatatattattaatagccgactcaaaataatttttttatttaataattaatataaataaaataaatcaaacaaCCTCACAAACTTACTTAATTTTATCCTAATTTAAGTTTCTCTAcacctctttctctttttctttttctcttctcttttgtgtctttttatttttatttctcttttcttgtaACTCACCATTAAAACACATCTTATTCTTCAAAAGCGATTTATGAGTTTGTGAGTTTGGATAAGGAAAGACAGAGATCACCCACCATcattgtataaaattaaaaggagataaagttttcttttaccttattctttctatttatattatttaactattatatGAAATCCTGTATTtcgtatttaattatttatattttattcattataattttatgttttattttttaagtttaaatataaataaataagaatattgaatgttgactatattgttttttttttcaggtttgattaaaatatgagtaagttgaaaataattataaatcattcaatattGATAATATATGCAAGTTAGCAAAGAGTTTTTATTCTCAGGATTTCACAGAACAAGAAAGGCTTATTTTGAGGTTATAATTGAGGCATTACGAGCTCGATATACCTCTTCATCAAAGTTTTGAAGCTATTAAGACACTTTCTGAATTGTGTCAAAGATTagcaaaaacagaaaaatcaaagaattacAACTTGATTGATAGATTAATTCGCcttattttgactttttctgtTTCTACAGCAACTACAGAGAAAGCCTTTTTAGCAATGAAAATGGTGAAAACAAGATTCCGAACAAAATGGATTATGAGTTTCTTAtagataatttaattatttatattaagaaaGATATTGCTAGTTTTTTCAGTACAGAGTCAATAATTGATGCATTTGAATTTAGAAAACATTGTCGAGCACAACTTTCTTAAATAactattataagttttttttttttagtttttttatttacatgttatataaaattattgtctaTTATGAATCTTTTGATCATTGGTTAAATTCaacatattagttttaaaaattttttgtttttattttatttttatctttggcCCCCCCAACAAAAATTGGCTAGCTTTGCCCCTGTATGCATCGAATGTAATTTTAGTTTGTTGTAAAATAGATAGATTCATGACTTTTGTTTAGTAAGACTAATTATATTCATGAATTTGTTTTGGTTAAACAAGTACAtagaataatgataatttgtAATTGGTTTGTATAATCACAATACTCAATACATGTATTAAGTtcaatgttttgaaaaaaaataaaaaataccttaataaattattttttattaattaatgtataaattaataaattattaatttatcgattaaataatatctcaattaattaataaattttcataatcttaaaggcattaatttatataggttgtactatatatacatatatatgtgattttagattattcaataaaagattaattttatcattttataataaGTGTCTCaagttttaacttttaatatgTTTATAGATGAcggtaaatttttaaatttgagaGCTTTACTGCTTATGCTGAATGCAATTAATTAAGATTTCattttgttaataatttaattttataattgtttttaactCTTTGTCTTTTGCATATtcagtttttaaattttgttatttactttctatttatttaatcgaaaaacaaaaaatcaaatgcCAAATACATAAAGTAAATGAAACCTCAACAGAAAGTTATGCTACTGGAGGGATAACAACCAAGCCCACATACCTTGcaggggtttttttttttaaaaaaaaaagaaaataaagtcaaAATCCATAAAATTACTTCATCACTCAACTTCAACATTGAGTTCTTGGTATAGGATaagtaaaaaagtaaaaacaacACAGCCAACAGTGCACTCAGTCCTTACAATGCCTTCAAAGTACTACCTATTGCTCTGGCCAGGGAAAACATACATAGCAGCTCAAGGCTTTCCACCACCGCCACCAAGCTTGGGACACTTTAGAATGTTACCCTTGTCTTGTGTCTTCCTGTTGCTTTGCTGCTACTTCTGCTTTCTTAGTCTTCTTTTCATTCTTGGTTTTCTTGATCCTTTCCTTGCTTTCTCCGAGAGCAGATTCCCTGGGTGagttatttaatttcttgacGATCGACGTGCTTATCATCACCTAGCATGATTTCTAGTAATCACAAAGAATGCAGAACAGGGTTATAATTCGTGAATTAATAGTCAGCAAAACACTATATAATTACTTGTAATTGATGTAAtcaatttgttaaaaaaaataaaactatttatATGAAACTTATTTTCACAGTGGGGTACATAAGCTCCATTTTTCTCATCTCATTCAATTATTTCTTGAATCGTATTTTGTGCTTGAATAATTGCTGCTCCTGCACTTTCCAGTTGACAACTACGTACAACTACTCTTCAAACGAGAGTATAATTCCAAGGCATATTCGGATTTCGGACACACAAGGCATATTCTCCACAATCACCACAAAGAAACTCCATCATGGCTTACATCAGAGTACTATTAATAATTATCCAAGCATTAATTCCTCCCCCAACCCAAGACAAAAGTTGAATGACACACGCACACACATATTAAATTCAAGTGATAAAAGAAGTGAACCTATCTTATCTTACAAAGCTTAAGTTAATGAGGCATGCATGCTACAAAGAACAGTCTAAAATCAGATTCcctttcaacaagaaaatcaagagcTATTCGTGTTCTACCCCAATCGTCACCTAAACGTCgatatagaaaaataataatataaaaatagaaGGGCTTCACTTGGCCTACccttaattatatataattatataaatctCAATCATTCATGAATGCAAAATCCACATaagttttatataaaatataattaaatcacTTATTGAGATTGAATAATTAcgaaattttaataaaaaaaaaaactctattAAACTTATATGAACAcaaacaaaaggaagaaattGAATAAGCATCCTTGCTATATTATTCTAACAGTTAAATAACAATTTCTTTCCTAAAATTGTAAAGGGACAATTTCTTTACTGTTTGCTTCTAATTACATTAAACAcgtcaaaaaaattatattcttaaatatttaaatgtacCATTAATGTCCGATTAAACCTTCCATCTCTTAGAAGCAAGTACTTGTCGTAATTTAAAACCATTCATCAAGTCAAACATAGGTGGTTTAAGTATCATTCGGATTCTTTCCTTCTTGCTCCTACAACACATATATATGTGGTACCATGCAATGACCTTTTTCATTTCGCTACGCTAAAGAAATTCCTCCCTCAATTTTCTTACAGgcaattatttttcaattttctttgtaatatatttatatataattcagACTTCAGAGGGATATTCGACATATCAACCTTTGAATTAAGAGACTAAGTTTCTCAAGTAATTGTTATCGTCACCAAAGCAGCCGAAAAAAGCCCTGCCTTGTATTCCTCAACAATTAATGTTTGGTCATCAAATAATACAAATCatttctccattttcttctACACAATGGCTTTTCTGTCGTCTCGCAGAACCATTCATATCTCCGTTCTCCTGATTAGTGCTTGGCTATGGCTGTCGTCGGAGTCTTCCGTGGCCGAGCTCCAGCGTTTTCAGCATCCGGTGAAACCGAACGGGTCTCTCAGCTTTTTGGTGGTTGGAGACTGGGGAAGAAAAGGACTATACAATCAATCTAAAGTTGCATTTCaggtcaattttttttttcttttttaacttcaacttaaaatctctTTTCAACACTTGAGCTTAGTCAATCCTTAATGCTAACTATTTTCGTACATATTTTAAAGTGACATGATGATTACATGCATGAAACTTCCTAGTGATTTTGCTAACTAACTAACAATGCGTTTCGACCATGGTTTCTGCTGACAAATGTTATATCACCACtgcagaaaaataaaataaaattaccaCTATACTATAGGAACTAATAATACGGTACTTAATTATTACATTTATGAATAAGTTGATCTATTGTAAATAGATAAATCttacttttaaattatttaatataattttgtcATAGAGAGATAAGTAGCAGAGATAGAAGTGTAGAATCAATTAGTACTACTCATCACTGCaccaaatttgatttttgaggACCATTTTTTCAATAATGCTATTAAATGTCTTTTGCTATTAATTGTTGGCATTTGATTACACTCTATTAATTgctaatgaaaaatataattaatagcattttttaagttttcactgtataaaaattatatgttaCACCAAATAAGTATATTATACTATAAACTTTTCAGTGAATTCCCATCATCACTTTGTCAAATCAGactatattattattattattatttacgACAAAAGTcagttttatttgttattttctttaccCTAATATTTTCCCCTTGTGTTTTATGTGTCATAGATGGGACTGGTGGGTCAGAAACTAGACATAGACTTCGTGATTTCGACAGGGGATAACTTTTATGAAGATGGCCTGACGGGAGTAGATGATCCTGCATTCAATCAGTCATTCACCGCAATCTACACAGCCCCAAGTTTGAAAAAGCAATGGTACAATGGTAAACGAATAAATACTTCAATCAAATCTGTACTTTCCTTAACTATTAACTTTATaattacatataaatatagCATCTATTGTTGTTCATTTTGGCACTAAAAAGGTTAACTGAGAAAAGGGTATTTTATGTCAGTTTTGGGCAATCATGACTATAGAGGTGATGTTGAAGCACAATTGAGTCCCATCCTTAGAGAAAAAGACAAGAGGTGGCTTTGCTTGAGATCATTTATTCTCAAAGCTGGTAAGGAAAACTGCAGCATTCTCACATTTTCAGTTCTCAATTCAAGTATACTTACGACTGTTGTCATGTCTTTGGCAGAGTTTGTAGAGTTTTTCTTCGTGGATACGACTCCATTTGTTGACAAGTATTTCACAGATCCAGGGGATGATGTCTATGACTGGAAAGGTGTCTCTCCAAGGGAAGATTATCTTTCAAATCTCCTCAAGGTGAAGTCATAGGATGATCCTTTATATTTGATAGCTAAGGCACATTATAATATCAAtaacacaaagaaaaaaagttaaaaagggaaaagtaTTCTTGGTTTCAAGCAGGATGTGGATGCAGCATTAAAGAAATCTAATGCAAAATGGAAGATAGTGGTCGGACACCATACAATCAAAAGCGCTGGACACCATGGTGTCACTAAAGAGCTGGTCAAACAACTTGTACCCATCCTTGAAGTAATATAATCTACGCTACCAACAAAGATATCAATTGCATTTTCTATTTCATTATGTTTATAACGGAAATTATACCTTTTTTCTCTCAGGCAAACAGTGTAGATATGTACATTAACGGCCACGATCACTGCTTGGAACACATCAGTGACAAAAACAGGTAATATTGTCTAAcattttttgagattttatgaGAACAATTAAGAACATCCAACCAACAGTTATGAATGCAGccaaattcaatatttaaCGACTGGTGGTGGCTCGAAGGCATGGAAAGATGATGTGCATAGGTGGGATCCAAAGGAACTCAAGTTTTACTACGATGGGCAAGGAtttatgtctatgcaaatgaCTCAACGCAAAGCTCATATCGCATTCTATGATATTTACGGCAAAGTTTTACATACATGGAACATCTCCAAAGAACTGCATTCAGACGCTTAATTAGACCAATTCAATCTATAAATCAGAGGGTTATTGCAGAAGTTACTGCTTTTCAACTTCAAGATAAGTAAGCCAAGTGCAAGAGATTTGCAAAGATAATACTACCAGACAAAAGTTGATTTCAGAAAGCAAAGTTCAGCTAGAGTTCTACAAAGGTGCTGCAATTGCAGCCAGTTGGGTGAAACtgaaatattcaaattctAAGCTAAGATTGTGCTCAAAATATTTCATATTCAA containing:
- the LOC18609998 gene encoding purple acid phosphatase 3 isoform X3, coding for MLLTLASTLLLGLFVVSCVAELQRFEHAAKPDGSLSFLVVGDWGRRGLYNQSEVALQMGIIGEKLDVDFIISTGDNFYDNGLKGVDDPAFHESFTDIYTAPSLQKQWYSVLGNHDYRGNVEAQLSPILTKMDSRWLCLRSFILNAGPEMAEFFFVDTTPFVRKYFIDPEDHVYDWKGVLPRKNYLKNLLMELDSALRESKAKWKIVVGHHTIKSAGHHGNTHELAKHLLPIVQTVKLILMSPVHMQQPNSILNKWWWLQGVEG
- the LOC18609998 gene encoding purple acid phosphatase 4 isoform X2, with the protein product MLLTLASTLLLGLFVVSCVAELQRFEHAAKPDGSLSFLVVGDWGRRGLYNQSEVALQMGIIGEKLDVDFIISTGDNFYDNGLKGVDDPAFHESFTDIYTAPSLQKQWYSVLGNHDYRGNVEAQLSPILTKMDSRWLCLRSFILNAGPEMAEFFFVDTTPFVRKYFIDPEDHVYDWKGVLPRKNYLKNLLMELDSALRESKAKWKIVVGHHTIKSAGHHGNTHELAKHLLPIVQAYDVDFYINGHDHCLEHISSTESPIQFLTSGGGSKAWRGDVNWWNPQEMKFYHDGQGFMSVQMTRTEVDATFYDVFGNVMHKWTTSKQLSSAI
- the LOC18609999 gene encoding purple acid phosphatase 8, whose amino-acid sequence is MAFLSSRRTIHISVLLISAWLWLSSESSVAELQRFQHPVKPNGSLSFLVVGDWGRKGLYNQSKVAFQMGLVGQKLDIDFVISTGDNFYEDGLTGVDDPAFNQSFTAIYTAPSLKKQWYNVLGNHDYRGDVEAQLSPILREKDKRWLCLRSFILKAEFVEFFFVDTTPFVDKYFTDPGDDVYDWKGVSPREDYLSNLLKDVDAALKKSNAKWKIVVGHHTIKSAGHHGVTKELVKQLVPILEANSVDMYINGHDHCLEHISDKNSQIQYLTTGGGSKAWKDDVHRWDPKELKFYYDGQGFMSMQMTQRKAHIAFYDIYGKVLHTWNISKELHSDA
- the LOC18609998 gene encoding purple acid phosphatase 4 isoform X1, which translates into the protein MLLTLASTLLLGLFVVSCVAELQRFEHAAKPDGSLSFLVVGDWGRRGLYNQSEVALQMGIIGEKLDVDFIISTGDNFYDNGLKGVDDPAFHESFTDIYTAPSLQKQWYSVLGNHDYRGNVEAQLSPILTKMDSRWLCLRSFILNAGPEMAEFFFVDTTPFVRKYFIDPEDHVYDWKGVLPRKNYLKNLLMELDSALRESKAKWKIVVGHHTIKSAGHHGNTHELAKHLLPIVQAYDVDFYINGHDHCLEHISSTESSPIQFLTSGGGSKAWRGDVNWWNPQEMKFYHDGQGFMSVQMTRTEVDATFYDVFGNVMHKWTTSKQLSSAI